The genomic window GACAGCGAACGTTTTCGCGGGTGGAGCGGCGGCAACAAGTCGACCTTCACCGTATCAGCCACCGACGCGACTCCTTCTTATCTTCCCGGCCCGATCATCCCCGGAAGATGGAAGCTGATACTCGGCGTTCCTAATATCCGGGAAGGCGTTCGCTCCGGGTACGAAGCCAAAATTCACTTCTCGCACGCTGGAGACAGGCCAGAGGTATCCACCTTCAGCGAAGCTCCTCTCCGCAACGGCCCGGCATGGTATCGCGGCGATCTGCACATGCACGACGCCCACAGCGATGGCTCATGCCTCAGCCAATCTGGCAAGAAGGTTCCCTGCCCTCTCTATAAGACCGTCGAGACCGCAGCCGAACGAGGCCTCGACTTCATCGCCATCAGCGATCACAACACCATCTCGCAATACAACGACATGCGCGAGCTACAACCCTACTTCGACAAGCTGCTCCTAATCCCCGCTCGTGAAATAACTACCTTCCAAGGACACGCCAACGTCTACGGCCCCACTGACTTCATCGACTTCCGCTTGACCAGCCCACACGTGCCGAATTTCAACCGACTGCTCGATGAAGTTCAAAGCGTGCATGGCATTCTCTCCATCAATCATCCCGGCATTCCTTCGGGAGAGTCCTGCATGGGCTGCGGCTGGACAGTTCCTGATACAGACTTCAGCCGAGTCACCGCCATCGAAGTGATCAACGGCGGCACAGCCGACGGCCCACACTCCGGCATCCCCCTCTGGCAGCAGCAACT from Granulicella sp. L56 includes these protein-coding regions:
- a CDS encoding CehA/McbA family metallohydrolase — encoded protein: MEFSYTERDKHTTIDLGMFDSERFRGWSGGNKSTFTVSATDATPSYLPGPIIPGRWKLILGVPNIREGVRSGYEAKIHFSHAGDRPEVSTFSEAPLRNGPAWYRGDLHMHDAHSDGSCLSQSGKKVPCPLYKTVETAAERGLDFIAISDHNTISQYNDMRELQPYFDKLLLIPAREITTFQGHANVYGPTDFIDFRLTSPHVPNFNRLLDEVQSVHGILSINHPGIPSGESCMGCGWTVPDTDFSRVTAIEVINGGTADGPHSGIPLWQQQLNNGFRLTALGGSDNHDSDLKAQTYSAIGHPTTAIYAANLSENAILDAIRAGHVFVDAQGTKDRAIEFTAKTATSVASMGDEIQSPAGEQIHFTLKMTALASDHPEIILDGQPTTLLDTWAAKQNEEIRNFDYQSDGKRHWLRVNIRSESGVLLIVGNPIYLNFSKR